The Lutibacter profundi region ACCAACAGGAGCAAGTGTTTCAGATATAAGATTAAGTTAATTATGGAAGAAAATAAAAATTTTACAGTTTCGGTATATACCGAAAATAATATAGGAATATTAAATCGTATTTCAGCAATATTTTTAAAACGCCATATCAATATTGAAAGTATGACCGTTTCAAAATCTGAGATTGAACACGTACATAGATTTACTTTTGTGGTTGAAGTACCAGAAACTTTAATAAGAAAAGTTGTTGGTCAGTTAGAAAAACAAATTGAAGTTATAAGAGCTTTTTATCATACTGAAGATGAAATTATATACCACGAAACAGCGTTGTTTAAAATTGCATCAACACATTTATACGATGAAAAAATTCAAGATAAATTAAAATTTAGAAGAGCACATATAATTGCAATAACTGAGCGTTATTTTGTAATTGAAGCTTCTGGTTTAAAAGAAGATATAAATAGAATGTATGAAAAACTAAAACCATTTGGTTTATTACAGTTTGTTCGTTCGGGGCGTATAGCAATTACGCGACCTAAAATGGCGATTACAGAACTATTAGAAGAAATTAATTAGTAAGAATAAAAAATATAGAAATGACAAATTATTTTAATACACTTTCATTAAGAGAAAAATTAGATCAACTAGGAAAATGTAGATTTATGGATTCTTCTGAATTTAAGGAAGGTGTTAAAGCTTTAAAAGATAAAAAAATAGTAATTGTTGGTTGTGGAGCTCAAGGCTTAAACCAAGGGCTAAATATGAGAGATTCGGGTTTAGATGTTTCTTATACATTAAGACCAGCTGCAATTTCTGAAAAAAGACAATCTTTTTTAAATGCTTCTGAAAATAAATTTAAAGTTGGAACCTATGAAGAAATGATTCCTTCGGCAGATTTATTAATCAACTTAACACCTGATAAACAGCATACCTCAGTAGTTTCTGCAGTAATGCCCTTAATGAAAAAAGGAGCAACGTTATCGTATTCTCATGGGTTTAATATTGTGGAAGAAGGAATGCAAATACGGAAAGATATCACCGTAATTATGGTTGCACCAAAGTCACCAGGTTCAGAGGTTAGAGAAGAATTTAAAAGAGGGTTTGGTGTACCAACATTAATAGCTGTACATCCTGAAAATGATCCAGAAGGTAAAGGTTGGGATTATGCCAAAGCTTATGCTGTTGCTACGGGAGGACATACTGCAGGAGTTTTAGAATCTTCATTTGTTGCTGAAGTAAAATCAGATTTAATGGGAGAGCAAACAATTCTTTGCGGACTGTTACAAACGGGTTCTATTTTATGTTTTGATAAAATGATAGATGAAGGTGTAGAGGCTGGTTATGCTTCAAAATTAGTTCAATACGGATGGGAAACAGTAACAGAAGCTTTAAAACATGGTGGAATTACCAATATGATGGATAGATTATCCAATCCTGCGAAAGTAGCTGCATTTAAAGTTTCAGAAGAATTAAAAGAAATTATGCGTCCACTTTTTCAAAAACATATGGATGATATTATGTCAGGTCATTTTTCAAAAACAATGATGGAAGATTGGGCAAATGATGATGTGAATTTGTTAACTTGGAGAGCTGCAACTGGTGAAACTGCTTTTGAAAAAACACCAGCAAGTGCGGTTGAAATTTCAGAACAAGAATATTTTGATAAAGGGACATTAATGGTTGCTATGGTTAAAGCAGGTGTAGAACTAGCTTTTGAATCAATGACTGAATCTGGAATTATTGAAGAATCAGCCTATTATGAATCTTTGCATGAAACGCCATTAATAGCAAATACTATTGCACGTAAAAAATTATTTGAAATGAATAGAGTGATTTCTGATACAGCAGAGTATGGATGTTACTTATTTGACCATGCGTGTAAACCTTTAATAGCTGATTATGTAAGTAATTTACCTAGCAATTTAGTAGGAAGACCTTTTAATAACTGTGATAATGGAGTAGATAATAAAGAATTAATTGAAGTAAATACAGCAATAAGAAATCACCCCGTTGAAGATATTGGAGAATATCTTCGTGATTCTATGACAGCAATGACAAAAATTGTTTAATTAAAAATGAGCTGACATTTCTGTTTGTTACTGAATGGATTAGAAGTAAGGCAAGAACCTCATGATTTTTAAAACTACATTCAAAAACTAGTTAATATAGATTGACAATATTTGATGAAAATTACGACTAAAAACAGCATTTCTTTAGAGAAAATATATAAAGCTCAGCAAAACATCAAAGGAGTTGTAGAACAAACTCCTTTGGTTTTTATGAAAAATTTCTCTGAACGATACCAAGCAAAAATTTACTTCAAAAGAGAAGATTTACAAGTAGTTAGATCGTATAAAATAAGAGGTGCTTATAATAAAATTCAGAGTTTAACAAAAGAAGATTTAAAGAATGGAATTGTATGTGCAAGTGCAGGAAATCAT contains the following coding sequences:
- the ilvC gene encoding ketol-acid reductoisomerase, with translation MTNYFNTLSLREKLDQLGKCRFMDSSEFKEGVKALKDKKIVIVGCGAQGLNQGLNMRDSGLDVSYTLRPAAISEKRQSFLNASENKFKVGTYEEMIPSADLLINLTPDKQHTSVVSAVMPLMKKGATLSYSHGFNIVEEGMQIRKDITVIMVAPKSPGSEVREEFKRGFGVPTLIAVHPENDPEGKGWDYAKAYAVATGGHTAGVLESSFVAEVKSDLMGEQTILCGLLQTGSILCFDKMIDEGVEAGYASKLVQYGWETVTEALKHGGITNMMDRLSNPAKVAAFKVSEELKEIMRPLFQKHMDDIMSGHFSKTMMEDWANDDVNLLTWRAATGETAFEKTPASAVEISEQEYFDKGTLMVAMVKAGVELAFESMTESGIIEESAYYESLHETPLIANTIARKKLFEMNRVISDTAEYGCYLFDHACKPLIADYVSNLPSNLVGRPFNNCDNGVDNKELIEVNTAIRNHPVEDIGEYLRDSMTAMTKIV
- the ilvN gene encoding acetolactate synthase small subunit; protein product: MEENKNFTVSVYTENNIGILNRISAIFLKRHINIESMTVSKSEIEHVHRFTFVVEVPETLIRKVVGQLEKQIEVIRAFYHTEDEIIYHETALFKIASTHLYDEKIQDKLKFRRAHIIAITERYFVIEASGLKEDINRMYEKLKPFGLLQFVRSGRIAITRPKMAITELLEEIN